GCCCGTCAGCCGCTTCAGGGCGGCGCGCGCCTCCTCCTTCTGGTATTGCCACTCGACCTCTCCGGTCAGCGTCACCCAGCCGTCCTGCACCTTCACCTGCACGGCGTTCTTCGGCACGGTCACGGCCCAGTCGAGCATCTGCACCGCCCGATGGGCCAGATCCTCGTCGCGCGGCGGCCTGTCGCCGGCGAAGCGGACCTTGATCTCCTCGACGACGCCGCGCACGCCGCGGACCTTCCGGGTGGCCTTCTCGGCGGCGACGCGCTCGGTGTAGCTCGCGACGTGCCCGGTGAGCGTGACGATGCCGTCCTCGACCGCGACGCCGATCCCGGCGGCGTCGATGCTCGGATCGAAATCGAGTTCGTCGATGACGTTCTGGCGGATCGTCCTGTCACTCATGAGTGCCTCCTTGATCTCGCGCCGGATCCGACCGAGGCCCGGTCCGGATCACGACTGAGCTCTGCATCATTCGCCGAGTTGTTCGCCGATCCGGCGGATGAATCGATGCAAAACCGAAATGCCGAGCAAAATTGCACCAGGCAACTCTGCTTAGACCCGGCAGGCGGTCGGACATTGATCCAGCGCAAGGGGGGCGGGGCCCGGGCCGCCTTTCGCCATCGGGCAGGCCCGGGTGCCGCCATGGCCGCCACGGCAGGCGGCCACGGTCCCGATCATCGCACCGGCCTCGAAGAGCCGGTCGAACCGGGGAACGTCCGCGAAGGCGCGCGGGATCGGCGCCGTCCCGGCGATCAGGACGAAGGGGATGCCGCGCCGCCGCAGTGCGCAGGCGAGCGGGAAGCCCGAGCCCCGGTTCAGGTCCGTGCTGACCACGGCACAATCGGGCGGCGCCGCGTCCAGGCTCGCGAGAGCGTCGGCGCAGGTGCCGTAGGGGCCGCTGACCGTGCAGCCGGCATCGGCCAGTACGTCCTCGAGCCACAGGCCCGGCAGGGCCTGCGGCTCGGCCACCAGCACGACCGGCGCGAATGGCGTCGTCTTCATCTCCCGACCCTGCATCTCTTGACCCTGCATCTCTTGACCCTGCATCTCTTGACCCTGCATCTCCTGGCTCCTCCCCGCCCGGCTCGTTTCGAGCGTTTGCACCCGGGCCCTCGCATCGGGGCTCAGGATGGAAGGATGAGGGGGGCCCGCGTTGCGCTGGATCAAGGGCGGCGCGGTTCAAGGCTTCGTCGATGGCGGAAAGGCGGGCTCGCGGCCCGGCGTCGTCTCCGTGCCGCGTCCGAGCCGCGCGCCCTTGCGCCGGAGCGCCGCGGACCGGGGTCGCTTGCCGTGCAGCGGCCAGTAGCGCTCCATCGCCAGGTAGGTGAACGAGGCGGACCAGCCAATCAGCAGAAGGCCGTTCAGCGCCTCGACCCCGGTCAGGAGCCGGGCATGGCCGAGGGGAACGTGGTCGCCGTAGCCGAGCGAGGTATAGGCGACGACG
This sequence is a window from Methylobacterium sp. SyP6R. Protein-coding genes within it:
- a CDS encoding BON domain-containing protein, which gives rise to MSDRTIRQNVIDELDFDPSIDAAGIGVAVEDGIVTLTGHVASYTERVAAEKATRKVRGVRGVVEEIKVRFAGDRPPRDEDLAHRAVQMLDWAVTVPKNAVQVKVQDGWVTLTGEVEWQYQKEEARAALKRLTGVAGIVNMIDVTPRADAADVRRKIEAALKRSAEVEADAIRVTVKDAQVTLEGKVHAWHELKLAENAAWSAPGVRAVVDRLTVA
- a CDS encoding histidine kinase: MKTTPFAPVVLVAEPQALPGLWLEDVLADAGCTVSGPYGTCADALASLDAAPPDCAVVSTDLNRGSGFPLACALRRRGIPFVLIAGTAPIPRAFADVPRFDRLFEAGAMIGTVAACRGGHGGTRACPMAKGGPGPAPLALDQCPTACRV